The nucleotide sequence AAAATATATCCTGTCCGCATGGTGCATAGGATGGGGGACTTCGTTGTTTAAATGGACACATGAAGGTATGTCGTTGGAAGAGTATTTTGACATCCCGGAGGATACGCCGTTGAAAGGTGATGTGATTATTAGACTACTGTCCAAGTTCATGCCGAATAAACCACCATTCCCAAGCATTGAAACCATCTATGACTGGTTCGTGAATAAACATACGGTTCCTCTCTACGCAGCGTCACCTCCGATAGCTGAAGCAGCAGTAATTCCACAAGTGGCACTTGTGGTGGCAGGTCTGGAGGACGCTCCTTTCGTTACTAAGTTGCCTGCAGCACCGGATTGCTGGGTGTTTGATTCTATGACTCTAGAGGGCCGTTTCTTGCGATACGAGGGAGGTGTTCACCATGCAATCGACTGTCATGAAGGATAAAACGGTTCCAGCCAGTCGCGAAATCAATGTGTGCATTGCGAATACAGCCGAGGAAATCCAAAAAGCGATGGAATTTTGCGGTCGCAAGTATGAGGAAGCTTACGGTAGTAGATGGAAAAATGCACCTGACATTCTGTTCGTTGCGTACGAAAATCACGAAATAGTAGCAACGTTAGGCCTGGAACTAGGAAAGAATCACAGAGAGTTCGGGGCGGAAAGGTATTTTATGCTCACCCCCCGAATGAGAGCATTCCTGGATACTCACCGTTACACAATGGGTGAATTGGGGCGGTTTTCATCCATTCGCCGTGAAGCAGCCCGGGCAGTATTTCATGCTGCAATTACGTACGCGCTCGAAAGTGGCTTGGAGTTCCTCGTTGCATGGGCCAATCCCGGCGTATACAATCACCTTGCCTCATACCACGGCATTCCATTTTGGGTTGTGGATGTACCGGTCAATGCGGCGGGCGTAGAAAATGACATGGAATGGACAACTCCTCCGAGGGGATTCTTCTTCAGGGAAGAACCTCCGAAGTTACTATTAAGCATCGCCGCGTTTTGGGATCTGGTCAACAAGAAATTGGCAGGCGAACACAGGGGTGAAATCATTTTATTACGCTAGATGGACAAGCTTTTGTTGATATGAACTGCACAATGGGGTCTGTAATTCGAGGATTTCATTGGCGCTTTTGCGCAAATAAAGACCGAAACACCCTCTTTTTTCTTGTAGGCTGAATAGGTACTCCAAAAACCACTCTGTTTCGGAACGAAACTGTGGTCAGAGAAGATTGGTTCCACTAGGAGCGTGTCCGACTAATTGACCCACGGATACGCTCCACATGGTATTACTTCTTCCAGCAAAACGGTGAACTTGGCCTCTCCAACCTTACATTTTACCCAGACTCCAAGGCAGCGATGGGCCCGGGTCAGGCCATCGCTATCCTTGACCGCCCGTATCGGAACAGTTTCAGCAAATTGTGGCACATCGCGACCAGGGACCACTCTCCCCGTACCTTGGCGAGTCCACGTAGCGAAAAGCGATCGAACCCCAAGCAAGACTTGATGTGACCGTACACCGGCTCCACAATCACTTTGCGCTTGGCATAAATCGCTCGTCCTCGCTTGGTTACCAGCTTACGCGCCATCCGCTGTTTCGGCGTATACGACTTCGGAATGCGTCCTCTCGGGCATATGGGGTTCTCTCCGTGTTTTTGCCGCCGCGTTGCGATTACGGATCCACGCCCATCGCTTCCATCCATTCGACATCCTCTTGCGCATAGTACCCTGCGTCGCCCGAGAGTTTCTTCGGAATCCGCCCTGTGTTCTGCTTCGCCATCTCGACCATCGTTCTGAGCACTTTGGCATCGCTCGGCGAGTTGATCACTTCTGTCGCCACAATGATTTGATACGCTTCGTCCACCACAGCCTGCACATTGTACGCCTGCACAAATCCGTCTTTGGAGGGCATGATGCGGAATTCCGGATCCGTAAAGTTCCGCTGCGCCTTGTCTTCCGGCACGGCCTTCATAGACCTGCGGCCTTGCGAACCATGACCCTTCTTGCCGCCAGACTGACCTTCGTCATCATCTCGTTTCTCGTCTTTTTCAGCGCTCGCTTGCTCTGGCTCGGCTTCTGCCTTCGCCTTCGCTTCGGCTTCCAGCGCCGCCATCGCTTCCTGGATCTTCGCCAATCGGCTCTGGCGACGGGCCAGCGCCTCCGGCAACTCATCCCCTCGTGTGTTGCCATAGAGCTTGTCTTCTCGTTTGTCGGTCCGTTCCGCGTCCCGTACCAACTCTGCAATCTCCTGACGCAGACGCTGCTCTTCTTGTTTCATCCACCCATAGCTCATCGCCTTGTGCTTCGAAGCATTCGCCCGGATTTTCGTCCCGTCCAGCGCCACATGCCCCATCTTGACCATGCCAGCGCTTTGAGCAACCCTCAACACCTGAAGGAACAATTCCTTGAACACGTGCAGATGCCGCTTCCGAAAGTCACTCAGGGTACGAAAGTCCGGACACTGATTGGCGGTCAGCCAACGAAAGGCCACCACGTCTTCACACGCCGCTGCGATTTTCCGAGAAGAGAACACTCCCGTGGAATAAGCGTAGATGAGCACTTTCAGCAACATCACGGGATGATACGGCGGATAGCCTCGCAACTCTCGCTCGTACGGCTCGGTGATCGCAGACGTATCCAATCGGTCCACGACGTCACTGATAAACCGTGCCAAGTGGTTTTCCGGCCACCACTCGTTCAAATCCGGAGGTAACAGGAGCAATTGATCGTGGTTGTGACCACGGAACTTCTTTCGTGACATGACGAAGCCTCCCCGATGTTCCTACCGATGACTTCGCCAAGGATCCGAAAGTTCCCTTCAAGAATCCGATTCAAGGATTACTCGGACACGCTCCTAGGACAGCCCTGTCGAGCGTCTACATCATTGCGAGACGCGCAACGCGACCACAAGTCTCCCTCTCGAACGTAGAGACCTGCGGACCGTGTTGTACAAGTATTGGGGAGAGGTCCGTGGATCGAAGGTTTGGGTGCAGTTGAAAGTCGAAATGGTCCCCAAAAAGGACAACAGCCACTCCGCATAAGGTTGGCCCACTTTGAAGTGACTGTCACCTTCGCTAACTAGACGGCCCGAATACGGCACTGCAGGCCTCGTCCCATAGCCCGCCTGAGACCCTTCTGGCAGGCTATATGCATTTTGCGCCTCGTTCTATAGATAGTATGCACCACAACTGTGGGTTGTGTAAACGAAAATCCGATAACACAATTGTGGATTAAAGCCACGGAACACGCCCCGAAAGAAGGGCACGGACGTGAGTCCGGGCGCGTCTTCCGGGGCAAGCGAGGGTTGAGAACTGCTCATTGAATTATGGACAATGATGTACATTTGGTGTATTCTATTTCTATGAAACTAAGTGATTGGGCAAGAAAGAATGGAATCTCGTACAAGACCGCCTGGCGTTGGGTAAAAGAAGGCCGGATGCCCGTGCCTTTTGAGCAAACTCCTTCGGGCACCATCCTCGTCCACGAACCCGAGCCTTCCACGACGAATGCCGTGGCCTTGTATGCGCGCGTGTCAAGCGCCGACCAAAAAGCCGATTTGGATCGCCAAATCGCACGGCTCATGGAATTTGCAATGGAACAGAAGCTTGTCGTGGTCAAGGCGGTTACGGAAATCGGCTCGGGACTCAACGGGCATCGACCGAAGCTCATGAAACTGCTGTCCGATCCAAATGCCCATACGATTGTGGTGGAGCATCGGGATCGGCTCATGCGGTTCGGGTTTGAATACGTCGAGGCGGCTTTGGCGGCTCAAGGCCGACGAATTCTCGTCGTGGAGCCAGGCGAGGTCAAGGACGACTTGGTGCAAGACATGATCGAAGTCCTCACGTTGTTTTGCGCGCGGTTGTACGGGCGGCGTTCCGCTCGTCACCGCGCCAAGCGCGCTTTGGAGGTTCTCGAGCGTGAAGATTCATCGGGCGTATCGGTATGAGTTGGCGCCGAATCGGATGCAACGGGCCCTGCTTGCGAAGCACGCAGGTGTGGCCCGATTTGCGTACAATTGGGGGCTTGCCCGACGCATCGCGCTCCATGAAGAGACGGGGCAAAGCACGAACGCCATCGAACAGCACCGGGAACTCAACCGCCTGAAGAAAACCGACTTCCCGTGGATGTACGAGGTCTCCAAGTGCGCTCCGCAGGAAGCGCTGCGGGACTTGGATCGCGCGTTTCAACACTTTTTTCGCGGATTGAAGGAGGGGCGCAAGGTCGGATTCCCTCGGTTCAAGAAAAAAGGGCGCGACGATTCGTTTCGCCTGACGGGTTCGATTCGCGTCTTGGACAACGCCGTACAACTGCCTCGGCTCGGGCGGATTCGGCTGAAAGAGAAACCGCATGTCGAAGGCCGAATCTTGTCGGCGACGGTAAAGCGGGAGGCGGACCGATGGTATGTGAGTTTGGCGGCAGAAACGGAGATTCCCGACCCTGTGCCGCCTTCGGGCGAGCCGGTGGGTGTGGATTTGGGGGTTTCGTGGTTTCTCACGTTGTCCGACGGGACGAAAATCGAGGCGCCAAAGCCGTTGCGCCGATACCTTCGCCGCTTAGAGCGGCTGTCGAAGCGGCATAGCCGAAAGAAACCCGGCTCGCGAAATCGGCGGAAGTCGGCGTTGGCGCTTGCTCGGCTGCACCGGAAGATCCGCAACATACGGCAGGACTTTTTGCACAAGGTGACGACGGAGCTCGCGAAAACCAAGCGAGCGATCGTCATGGAAGACCTGCATGTGCGAGGCATGGTGCAGAATCGAGCGTTGGCGCGAGCCATTTCGGACATGGGTTTTGGCGAGTTTCGGCGAATGCTGACGTACAAGTGCGCGTGGTATGGTTCGGAACTCATCGTGGCGCCGCGGTTTTACGCGAGCAGCAAGACGTGCTCGGCGTGCGGGTACGTGATAAGCGAGTTGCCATTGTCGGTGCGGGAGTGGACGTGCCCGGCGTGCAGCACGCGGCATGACCGCGACATCAACGCAGCGAAAAATCTTTTGAGAATCGGTACCGCGAGTTCCGCGGGAAGTGACGCCTGTGGAGATCCCTCTGGCGGGGCGGCCTTGGGCTGCTAGTCATGGGTCGCGGAAGCAGGAAGCGAGAAGTGGACATTTGTCCATGAATCGCAGAACGGTTGAGAGCAACATTTAACGGGTGCACACATATCAAGGGCTCAGCATGGCAACAAATTCGGCCGGGCTGCGCACAGGATATCGGTCGCGGACGGTCAACAGGTCTTCGTCGCCAGAAACGAGCCAATTCGCTTTGCCGGCGATGCACGTCGCGAGAACGTGCACGTCCATGTCGTCACGCAGGCTGTTTTTGAGTTCTACACATAAGCTTTCGTCCACAACGACTACATCCGAGTAGTATCGAAATAGCGACACGAAGCGGCGGATTTCGCCCGGCGACCATTGCAGACGTCGTTGGATCTTCGGGTAACTGAGTACTCGTTCAAGTTCGTCCAGCATGGATTCAGATATCACGAGCGCATACTGGGCAGATCGCCATGCTTGCACGATGCGACCCGGTACACTGTGAGGGAGGAGGAGCCCCGAAATCAAGACGTTCGTGTCCAGAACCACCCTCATGATTGCTTCGACGCCTTGATAGCTTCTTGAATCTCACTTTCCGCAACGGCTGTGTCAACATCCGCGTAGACGTGGACGAGCTCGTCGGTCATTCGGCGGAATTCATCCTCCATCATGCGAATTTTCTCGAATAGCTCCATGTCAATCAGGGCGCCAACTGGCTTGCCCGCTTTTGTAATTACAATGGCGTTGTGCCGATAGTGCACCTCGTTGAGCAAATCCCCGAACTGTTTACGCATCTCCATAGCTGACACTTCGCGGACCATCGATGTCACCCCAATTCATATAATTGACCTAATTGTATTATACGCTGCATTCGGCACAGTGTATTCGTGTACGAAAAACAACGTCCCGGAAGATGGGCACGGACGTGAGTCCGGGCGCGTCTTCCGGGTCAAGCGTAGGTACAAACCTTCCACACGATATCAACGACCGAACGGCGCAAGAATTCGCGCCGGGTCGTGGACACGTCCATCCCATTGATTTGCTACAATGCAATACGAAAGCACGACGAGCGGAATCATACTCAGGAGGCGAGGTCATGGCCAACACGTTGATGTACGAGGCTGTAGCGGCAAAATTGCGGGAGCTTTACGACACACATCGGCGTCCCATCGGGCCGACGGAGATAGGTCTTGCGCTTGGCTTTGATTATCAACAAGCCTCATCACGCACGTCGCCGATGTTGAAGCGCCTGGTGGCCGAAGGCTCGGCGAAGCGGACGCCGAACGGCAAATACGTGCCTGTGCAAGAAAGTGAGGCCACGGGCTAAGAAAGAATGCGCTTGGTCAACGAGGCACAGACGTACGTTCGCGGCTCCACTGGGCGAGCTCCTGTCTGCACGTCTCACAGATCGGGCGATGACGGTACAACGTTGTACCGTCGACTTGGCCGCAGAACACGCATCCGGGTGAATACTTGCGCATGACAACGCAATTATCGTCAAGGAAAATTTCCACGCTGGACTTCGCGGGAAGATCGAGCACGTCACGGATTGACTTCGGCAGAGTTACTCTGAACTGATTATCAGATACCCATACAATTCCGACCGACTTTTTCACAGTCTAGTCTCATCTCCTTTTAAGGTCTCGAAAGTGAGAAAGCGGCCGCGATCCGTACAATATGATGGACCTAAAGAAAGTGCAACTGTATCGCAAAGCCCTCATGGCCGCGTGTGGCATTGTGGGAGAGATCACGGCGAGAAGATTTCGACCAGGAGAGTCATACATATGTTCTAAGACCAACGCGCTTGGGCTGATTGGCTCAAACGCGTTGGAAGTTCGATTTAGTCCTCGTTGCTTGTTGCGCTCGTCGTCGAAACATTGGATGTCGAGTTCGAACTTGAAGTTGCGTTGTTACCCGTGGAATTTGCAGTGGCGTTCCCCGTTGTCGAGTTCGATGTGCTATTCCCTGTGTTGGACGACGAAGCCTGAGCCGAGGTGCTCAATTGTCCCCATTCGGTTTGCAGCTGAGACAGGGCCTGCTGGACCTGCGCCTCATATGCACTGATGGCTGCCGAGATGGCTGTTGGGTTTCCTTTGGCTTGTCCAAGCGCCCGTTCCAATTCACTGTGCGCGGCTTCGATCTTCTGATTGGTCTCAGCCACGAGCCGACGGACGCTTTCTGTCAAACGACCTTGTGCGTCTTGCTGATCAGATTCTTGGGCGTCCGACGAATGGCCGTTTCGAACGCCTTGGTCCTTTTGGTCGCCCTGGCGTTCGGGAGCTTTGTGATCCTCGGCTTCTTTGATTTTTGCAGCCACCACAGCCGGGCCGTGAGACAACGCACGGGCTGATAACTCTTCGTGCCGTGTCGCTGCGTACACGATAGACGTCACGGAGATAGCGGTCACCAATGCCACTGATGCGGAAACGAAAGCTTTCCCTGAAATTCGTCCCATCAAGCATCCTCCTACATCTTGAAATTTAGACAGGTCGGAGGGCTATGGCCAGGCAGCTGGCTGGCACGACACGTCGTGTCGAGCCCCTATAGCTTTGCGTCCTCCGCTTTCGCGAAGTT is from Alicyclobacillus vulcanalis and encodes:
- a CDS encoding thermostable hemolysin; amino-acid sequence: MQSTVMKDKTVPASREINVCIANTAEEIQKAMEFCGRKYEEAYGSRWKNAPDILFVAYENHEIVATLGLELGKNHREFGAERYFMLTPRMRAFLDTHRYTMGELGRFSSIRREAARAVFHAAITYALESGLEFLVAWANPGVYNHLASYHGIPFWVVDVPVNAAGVENDMEWTTPPRGFFFREEPPKLLLSIAAFWDLVNKKLAGEHRGEIILLR
- a CDS encoding IS607 family transposase, with the protein product MKLSDWARKNGISYKTAWRWVKEGRMPVPFEQTPSGTILVHEPEPSTTNAVALYARVSSADQKADLDRQIARLMEFAMEQKLVVVKAVTEIGSGLNGHRPKLMKLLSDPNAHTIVVEHRDRLMRFGFEYVEAALAAQGRRILVVEPGEVKDDLVQDMIEVLTLFCARLYGRRSARHRAKRALEVLEREDSSGVSV
- a CDS encoding RNA-guided endonuclease InsQ/TnpB family protein gives rise to the protein MKIHRAYRYELAPNRMQRALLAKHAGVARFAYNWGLARRIALHEETGQSTNAIEQHRELNRLKKTDFPWMYEVSKCAPQEALRDLDRAFQHFFRGLKEGRKVGFPRFKKKGRDDSFRLTGSIRVLDNAVQLPRLGRIRLKEKPHVEGRILSATVKREADRWYVSLAAETEIPDPVPPSGEPVGVDLGVSWFLTLSDGTKIEAPKPLRRYLRRLERLSKRHSRKKPGSRNRRKSALALARLHRKIRNIRQDFLHKVTTELAKTKRAIVMEDLHVRGMVQNRALARAISDMGFGEFRRMLTYKCAWYGSELIVAPRFYASSKTCSACGYVISELPLSVREWTCPACSTRHDRDINAAKNLLRIGTASSAGSDACGDPSGGAALGC
- a CDS encoding putative toxin-antitoxin system toxin component, PIN family, whose translation is MRVVLDTNVLISGLLLPHSVPGRIVQAWRSAQYALVISESMLDELERVLSYPKIQRRLQWSPGEIRRFVSLFRYYSDVVVVDESLCVELKNSLRDDMDVHVLATCIAGKANWLVSGDEDLLTVRDRYPVRSPAEFVAMLSP
- a CDS encoding type II toxin-antitoxin system Phd/YefM family antitoxin; the encoded protein is MVREVSAMEMRKQFGDLLNEVHYRHNAIVITKAGKPVGALIDMELFEKIRMMEDEFRRMTDELVHVYADVDTAVAESEIQEAIKASKQS
- a CDS encoding AbrB/MazE/SpoVT family DNA-binding domain-containing protein; translated protein: MKKSVGIVWVSDNQFRVTLPKSIRDVLDLPAKSSVEIFLDDNCVVMRKYSPGCVFCGQVDGTTLYRHRPICETCRQELAQWSRERTSVPR